A stretch of the Synechocystis sp. PCC 7338 genome encodes the following:
- a CDS encoding DUF433 domain-containing protein: MKQSDCNFIKNINTMQNRITIHPDICNGKPTIVGTRITVQTIMEFLGAGDSPEDILEDYPALTREDIYACMQFAAKLMGNHFEIKKIV, encoded by the coding sequence ATGAAACAGTCTGACTGTAACTTTATCAAAAACATAAACACCATGCAGAACCGAATCACTATCCACCCAGATATTTGCAACGGTAAACCTACCATTGTCGGAACCAGGATTACGGTACAAACCATAATGGAATTTTTAGGAGCAGGAGATTCTCCAGAAGATATTCTGGAAGATTACCCAGCCTTAACAAGGGAAGATATTTATGCTTGTATGCAGTTTGCCGCAAAGCTGATGGGTAACCATTTTGAAATCAAAAAAATTGTATGA
- a CDS encoding aminotransferase class I/II-fold pyridoxal phosphate-dependent enzyme: MASLDQQDLPLANALKNLAQQSDTPFYAPGHKRGQGIAPAFKQWLGPALFQADLPELPELDNLFAPSGAIAKAQELAADLWGAERTWFSVNGSTAGIVAAILATCGDGDKILLPRNVHQAAIAGVIHAGAVPIFLQPEVYADWDLALGIRPETLCQALQKHDDAKAVFLLHPTYHGVVGDLQKLVELSHGANLPVIVDEAHGGHFPFHPLFPRPALELGADIVVQSTHKMLGALSQCAMVHAQGSLINPQKISQCLQLIQSTSPNYVLLASLDSARHQMANGGREMMTKIWEFALHYRQKLAQIPGLVLLEISQPYSGALALDPTRITIDATAWGMSGFELDDFLREKFQITAELPTLRQLSFIVSIGNQVQDLARLLEALTQLAPTSFQQPLQLTLPPLPSTTLAMTPRRAAHAPQKLVTVNEAIGKISAGLLCPYPPGIPVLVPGEIITSEAIAFLAEVLNLGGTISGLASEELTYLAVVN, translated from the coding sequence ATGGCTAGTTTAGATCAACAGGATTTACCCCTAGCGAATGCGCTGAAAAACCTTGCCCAGCAGTCGGACACCCCTTTTTACGCGCCGGGCCATAAACGGGGTCAGGGTATTGCCCCTGCATTTAAACAATGGTTAGGGCCAGCCCTATTCCAAGCTGACTTGCCGGAATTGCCAGAGCTGGACAATCTGTTTGCTCCCAGCGGGGCGATCGCCAAGGCCCAGGAGTTAGCGGCGGATTTGTGGGGAGCAGAACGAACCTGGTTTTCTGTTAATGGTTCTACGGCGGGCATTGTGGCGGCAATTTTGGCCACCTGTGGCGATGGGGATAAAATTCTCTTGCCTCGGAATGTGCATCAAGCGGCGATCGCTGGAGTAATCCATGCCGGGGCTGTACCAATATTTTTGCAACCGGAAGTTTACGCTGATTGGGATTTGGCTTTGGGGATTAGGCCAGAAACCCTATGCCAAGCGCTACAAAAACATGACGATGCCAAAGCGGTATTTTTGCTCCATCCTACCTACCATGGCGTTGTGGGGGACTTACAGAAGTTAGTTGAATTGAGTCATGGGGCTAATTTACCTGTCATTGTTGATGAAGCCCATGGGGGCCATTTTCCCTTTCATCCCCTGTTCCCTAGACCAGCTTTGGAATTGGGGGCAGACATTGTGGTCCAATCCACCCATAAGATGTTGGGAGCTCTGAGCCAGTGCGCCATGGTACACGCCCAAGGCAGTTTGATTAATCCCCAAAAAATCAGTCAATGTTTGCAATTAATTCAATCCACCAGCCCCAATTATGTTTTGCTGGCTTCCCTCGATAGCGCCCGACACCAAATGGCCAATGGTGGACGAGAAATGATGACAAAAATCTGGGAATTTGCCCTCCATTACCGACAAAAATTAGCTCAAATTCCGGGGTTAGTTTTATTAGAAATTTCCCAACCTTATTCCGGAGCTTTAGCCCTCGATCCCACCCGCATTACCATCGATGCGACCGCCTGGGGAATGTCCGGATTTGAATTAGATGATTTTCTGCGGGAAAAATTTCAAATTACAGCGGAATTGCCCACCCTACGGCAGTTAAGTTTTATCGTCAGCATTGGCAATCAAGTCCAGGATTTAGCTCGTTTATTAGAAGCTTTAACTCAGTTAGCGCCCACGAGTTTTCAACAACCGCTTCAATTAACTTTACCCCCCTTACCTAGTACTACCCTGGCCATGACTCCCCGTCGAGCCGCCCATGCTCCCCAAAAACTAGTAACCGTTAATGAAGCCATTGGGAAAATTAGTGCTGGTCTGCTTTGTCCCTATCCCCCCGGTATTCCCGTCCTTGTCCCCGGAGAAATTATTACCTCGGAGGCGATCGCCTTTTTGGCAGAAGTTTTAAATTTAGGTGGTACCATCAGCGGCCTAGCTAGTGAGGAACTAACCTACTTGGCTGTGGTGAATTAA
- a CDS encoding pyridoxine 5'-phosphate synthase codes for MLTLGVNIDHVATIRQARQTVEPDPIAAAVLAELAGADGITAHLREDRRHIQERDVEILRQTVRTHLNLEMAATKEMVGIALKLKPDYVTLVPERREEVTTEGGLDVAGNLDYLFGVVEQLQSQQIPVSLFIDPDVPQLKAAAQSGTKFIELHTGKYANAPTADDQARELGSLAIACDIALELGLRINAGHGLTYWNVCPVAELPGMEELNIGHSIMSRAILVGMERAVREMKLAMLGLPF; via the coding sequence TTGCTAACATTGGGGGTCAACATCGATCACGTAGCCACTATTCGCCAAGCCCGTCAAACGGTGGAGCCAGACCCGATCGCCGCCGCTGTGTTGGCCGAACTAGCCGGAGCCGATGGCATTACAGCCCATTTACGGGAAGATCGTCGCCACATCCAAGAACGAGACGTGGAAATATTGCGCCAAACGGTGCGTACCCATTTAAACCTAGAGATGGCCGCCACCAAGGAAATGGTAGGCATTGCTCTCAAATTGAAGCCCGACTACGTCACCCTAGTACCGGAACGGCGGGAAGAAGTGACCACGGAAGGGGGTTTAGACGTGGCTGGTAACCTGGACTATTTGTTTGGGGTGGTTGAGCAGTTGCAATCCCAACAGATCCCCGTTAGCCTTTTCATCGACCCCGATGTGCCCCAACTGAAAGCCGCCGCCCAGAGCGGAACCAAATTTATCGAATTGCATACGGGCAAATATGCCAATGCCCCCACTGCCGACGACCAAGCCAGGGAATTAGGCTCCCTGGCCATTGCCTGTGATATTGCGCTAGAACTGGGGCTACGCATCAACGCCGGCCATGGACTGACCTATTGGAATGTGTGTCCCGTGGCGGAATTACCGGGCATGGAAGAATTGAATATTGGCCACAGCATCATGAGCCGAGCCATTCTGGTGGGCATGGAAAGGGCAGTGCGGGAAATGAAATTAGCCATGTTGGGCCTGCCATTTTAG
- the ald gene encoding alanine dehydrogenase — MEIGVPKEIKDQEFRVGLTPSSVRALVAQGHEVFVEQGAGVGSGFPDGAYAKVGAQLVTTAKEAWQRELVVKVKEPLPREYEYLILPKLLFTYLHLAAERALTEALIKSGITAIAYETVELANGQLPLLAPMSRIAGRLAVQMGAHYLEKQQGGRGVLLGGVPGVKAGQVTILGGGVVGTEAAKMAIGLGAVVTILDVNVDRLNQLGELFGSRVDLRYSNASEIEELLPHTDLLIGAVLIPGKRAPVLVSRSQVEQMLPGAVIMDVAIDQGGCVETLRVTSHSEPSYLEAGVVHVGIPNMPGAAPWTATQALNNSTLPYVLKLAHQGKKAWENDVPLAKGVNVQAGKLVQPAVQTVFPDL; from the coding sequence ATGGAAATTGGTGTTCCCAAGGAAATTAAAGACCAGGAATTTCGGGTGGGGCTGACCCCCAGTAGTGTGCGAGCATTGGTGGCCCAGGGCCATGAGGTCTTTGTGGAACAAGGGGCCGGAGTAGGTTCTGGTTTCCCCGATGGGGCCTATGCAAAGGTGGGAGCCCAGTTGGTTACGACCGCCAAAGAAGCTTGGCAGAGGGAACTGGTGGTGAAGGTGAAAGAGCCTCTCCCCAGGGAATATGAATATTTAATTCTGCCTAAGTTGTTGTTCACCTATCTCCATTTAGCAGCAGAACGTGCCCTGACCGAAGCTCTAATTAAATCCGGCATTACGGCGATCGCCTACGAAACGGTGGAACTGGCCAATGGTCAATTGCCTTTGTTAGCGCCCATGAGTCGCATTGCCGGGCGGTTGGCGGTGCAAATGGGGGCCCATTACCTGGAAAAACAACAGGGTGGCCGGGGAGTTTTATTGGGGGGCGTGCCCGGAGTCAAAGCAGGGCAGGTGACTATCCTCGGGGGCGGCGTTGTCGGTACAGAGGCGGCCAAAATGGCGATCGGGCTGGGGGCTGTGGTGACTATTTTGGATGTCAATGTGGATCGTTTAAACCAATTGGGGGAATTATTCGGCTCCAGGGTGGATCTGCGTTACAGCAATGCCAGCGAGATTGAAGAGCTATTACCCCACACCGATTTGTTAATTGGAGCGGTATTAATCCCTGGAAAACGGGCCCCTGTTTTAGTGTCTCGCTCCCAAGTAGAGCAAATGTTACCGGGGGCAGTAATTATGGATGTGGCGATCGACCAAGGAGGCTGTGTAGAAACTTTACGGGTTACATCTCACAGTGAGCCCAGTTACCTGGAGGCGGGAGTAGTCCATGTGGGTATTCCTAATATGCCTGGGGCCGCTCCCTGGACAGCCACCCAAGCGCTGAACAATAGTACTTTGCCCTACGTGTTGAAATTGGCCCACCAGGGGAAAAAAGCTTGGGAGAATGATGTGCCGTTGGCCAAGGGAGTTAATGTCCAGGCAGGAAAATTAGTGCAGCCGGCGGTGCAAACTGTTTTTCCTGATCTGTAA
- a CDS encoding DUF5615 family PIN-like protein yields the protein MKGFLFDENLPAKLQLRSSFPIIHVSVLGESLRDTEIWQYAKENDLVIITKDADFSDRIIIDSFPPKVIHLRFGNMRKKEFKEFLSQIWLEIEKLAVDHKLINVYRDRIESFR from the coding sequence ATGAAAGGATTTTTATTTGACGAAAATTTGCCTGCTAAACTTCAACTAAGATCCTCCTTCCCTATCATTCACGTCTCAGTGTTGGGAGAGAGTCTTAGAGATACAGAAATTTGGCAATATGCCAAAGAAAATGACCTGGTAATTATTACTAAAGACGCTGATTTTTCTGATCGAATAATAATCGATTCTTTCCCACCAAAAGTTATTCATCTACGTTTTGGTAATATGCGTAAAAAAGAATTTAAGGAATTTCTTTCTCAAATTTGGCTGGAGATTGAAAAATTAGCTGTTGATCATAAATTAATTAATGTTTATCGAGATCGTATAGAATCATTTAGATGA